A genome region from Bacillaceae bacterium IKA-2 includes the following:
- a CDS encoding pyridoxal phosphate-dependent aminotransferase, with amino-acid sequence MKLASRVSTLTPSSTLAITAKAKELKAEGHDVIGLGAGEPDFNTPDYIIEAAVKSMYDGHTKYTPSGGLPALKTSIINKIKEDQGLTYSQKEVMVACGAKHALYLLFQAILDPNDEVIIPTPYWVSYPEQVKLAEGKPVYVEGLETNEFKITKQQLEAAITDKTTAFILNSPSNPTGSLYTESELKELGEVCVKHDVLIVADEIYEKLIYGDHKHVSIAQLSDALKKQTIIINGVSKSHSMTGWRIGYAAGNAEIIKPMTDLASHSTSNPTSMAQYGAIAAYNVKSDFVEQMRVAFEARLSVIYDQLVAIPGVTCVKPKGAFYLFPNVKEAVKLNGFDNVDDWVEKLLEVEKVALVPGSGFGAPDNVRLSYATSLDQIQEALTRVERFVKNNMNK; translated from the coding sequence ATGAAATTAGCCAGTAGAGTTTCAACTTTAACGCCATCTTCAACATTAGCGATAACGGCAAAAGCAAAGGAATTAAAAGCAGAAGGTCATGATGTCATTGGTCTTGGTGCCGGAGAGCCAGATTTCAATACCCCGGATTATATAATCGAAGCAGCTGTAAAATCTATGTATGATGGTCATACAAAGTATACTCCATCAGGTGGACTACCAGCGTTAAAGACAAGCATCATCAACAAAATTAAAGAAGATCAAGGGTTAACCTACTCTCAAAAAGAAGTCATGGTTGCATGTGGAGCAAAACACGCCCTTTACTTATTATTTCAAGCGATATTAGATCCTAACGATGAAGTCATCATTCCAACACCATATTGGGTTAGCTATCCTGAACAAGTAAAGCTTGCTGAAGGAAAACCAGTCTATGTTGAAGGACTGGAAACAAATGAATTCAAAATTACGAAACAACAATTAGAAGCTGCAATTACTGATAAAACAACAGCATTTATATTAAATTCTCCAAGTAATCCAACTGGATCACTTTATACAGAAAGCGAATTAAAAGAACTTGGCGAGGTTTGTGTCAAGCATGACGTATTAATCGTTGCTGATGAAATTTATGAAAAGCTTATTTATGGTGATCATAAACACGTTTCAATTGCACAACTTTCAGATGCATTAAAAAAGCAAACAATTATTATTAATGGTGTTTCTAAATCACATTCAATGACAGGTTGGCGAATTGGTTATGCAGCAGGTAATGCTGAGATCATCAAGCCGATGACTGACTTAGCAAGTCATAGTACATCAAACCCGACTTCTATGGCTCAGTATGGTGCAATTGCTGCTTATAACGTAAAAAGCGACTTTGTTGAGCAAATGCGCGTTGCTTTTGAAGCACGCTTAAGCGTTATTTATGACCAATTAGTTGCTATTCCAGGTGTAACGTGTGTGAAACCAAAAGGCGCTTTTTACTTATTCCCGAATGTGAAGGAAGCTGTTAAATTAAATGGTTTTGATAATGTTGATGATTGGGTTGAAAAATTATTAGAAGTAGAAAAAGTTGCTTTAGTACCAGGGTCAGGCTTTGGTGCTCCAGATAATGTACGTCTCTCATATGCGACATCATTAGACCAAATTCAAGAAGCTCTAACAAGAGTAGAACGTTTTGTCAAAAATAATATGAACAAGTGA
- the asnS gene encoding asparagine--tRNA ligase, with product MKTTISEVGKYTEQEVTIGAWLANKRSSGKIAFLQLRDGTGFIQGVVVKAEVSEELFATAKSITQESSLYIKGIVRSDERAPSGFELTVTAIEIIGESVDYPITPKEHGTEFLMDHRHLWLRSKRQHAVMKIRNELIRATYEFFNDNGFVKVDPPILTGSSAEGTTNLFHTKYFDEDAYLSQSGQLYMEAAAMALGKVFSFGPTFRAEKSKTRRHLIEFWMIEPEMAFVDHEESLVVQEQYVSFMVQSVLKNCQLELKVLGRDTAKLTQIVAPFPRISYDEAIKFLQENGDEIKWGEDFGAPHETAIAEKYDKPVFITNYPTKIKSFYMKPDPNREEVVLCADMIAPEGYGEVIGGSQRIDDMELLQKRYQEHNLSEEAYSWYLDLRRYGSVPHSGFGLGLERTVAWVCGLDHVRETIPFPRLLNRLYP from the coding sequence GTGAAAACGACTATTTCTGAAGTTGGTAAATACACAGAACAAGAGGTCACTATTGGAGCTTGGCTTGCGAATAAGCGCTCTAGTGGTAAAATTGCATTTCTACAATTACGTGATGGTACAGGTTTTATTCAAGGTGTTGTTGTAAAAGCAGAGGTAAGTGAAGAACTTTTTGCAACCGCAAAAAGTATAACACAAGAGTCTTCTCTTTATATTAAGGGTATTGTCCGTAGTGATGAACGAGCACCATCAGGTTTTGAATTAACTGTAACAGCGATTGAGATTATTGGCGAGTCTGTTGATTATCCAATCACACCAAAAGAGCATGGTACCGAATTTTTAATGGACCACCGTCACCTCTGGCTTCGCTCAAAGCGCCAACATGCAGTGATGAAAATTCGTAATGAATTAATTCGTGCCACGTATGAATTTTTTAATGATAATGGCTTTGTAAAGGTTGATCCCCCCATTTTAACGGGAAGTTCCGCGGAAGGAACAACAAACCTTTTTCATACAAAATACTTTGATGAAGATGCGTATTTGTCTCAGAGTGGGCAGCTATACATGGAAGCTGCTGCTATGGCTTTAGGAAAAGTATTTTCATTTGGTCCAACGTTCCGCGCTGAAAAATCAAAAACACGCCGCCATTTAATTGAATTTTGGATGATAGAACCTGAAATGGCTTTTGTCGATCACGAAGAAAGTTTGGTGGTCCAAGAGCAATATGTTAGTTTTATGGTTCAGTCGGTATTGAAAAATTGTCAATTAGAGTTAAAAGTATTAGGAAGAGATACGGCTAAACTAACGCAAATAGTGGCACCATTTCCACGTATTAGTTATGACGAAGCAATTAAATTTTTACAAGAAAATGGAGATGAAATTAAGTGGGGCGAAGACTTTGGCGCTCCTCATGAAACAGCAATAGCTGAAAAGTATGATAAACCAGTGTTTATTACGAATTATCCTACTAAAATTAAATCGTTTTATATGAAACCGGATCCAAATCGTGAAGAAGTTGTTCTATGCGCCGATATGATCGCACCTGAAGGTTATGGTGAAGTAATTGGTGGAAGCCAGAGAATTGATGATATGGAGCTATTACAGAAGCGCTATCAGGAACATAACTTATCAGAGGAAGCGTATAGCTGGTATTTAGATTTACGTCGTTATGGCTCTGTTCCACACTCAGGCTTTGGTTTAGGCCTAGAAAGAACAGTTGCTTGGGTATGTGGCTTAGATCATGTTCGTGAAACAATCCCGTTCCCGCGGCTATTAAACAGATTATATCCATAA
- a CDS encoding DnaD domain-containing protein — protein sequence MDRNIMIKLINEGTISIPASLIENYPKLGIGESEVMLLIQIHSFIQRGNLFPTPDLLAERVTHSESECLKILQSLMKRGFIEIKEHNDENNIKNEEFSLLPLWDKLIVLACAQKDDNQVASKEADEGTLYELFEAEFARPLSPMECELITMWLDQDHYSPSLIKTALMEGVVSGKRNLRYIDRILIEWYKNGVKTVQQAKEYGEKFRSHQYKNSQSKAPEPKKKQPSYNWLRE from the coding sequence ATGGACCGAAATATAATGATAAAGTTAATTAATGAAGGGACTATTTCGATACCCGCTAGTCTTATCGAAAATTATCCAAAATTAGGTATTGGCGAAAGTGAAGTCATGCTACTCATTCAGATTCATTCGTTTATTCAAAGAGGTAATCTATTTCCAACACCTGATCTCTTGGCAGAAAGAGTGACTCATTCTGAATCTGAATGTTTAAAAATTTTGCAAAGCTTAATGAAGCGCGGCTTCATTGAAATAAAAGAGCATAATGATGAAAATAATATTAAGAATGAGGAATTTTCGTTATTGCCGTTATGGGACAAGCTTATTGTCTTAGCTTGTGCACAAAAAGATGATAATCAGGTTGCAAGTAAAGAAGCTGACGAAGGAACGTTATATGAGCTATTTGAGGCGGAGTTTGCTCGGCCCTTATCGCCGATGGAATGTGAACTAATTACAATGTGGTTAGATCAGGATCATTACAGTCCTAGTTTAATCAAAACAGCTCTTATGGAAGGAGTTGTATCAGGTAAACGAAATTTACGTTATATTGATCGGATTTTAATTGAGTGGTACAAAAATGGTGTTAAAACCGTTCAACAAGCGAAAGAATATGGTGAAAAATTTCGTTCCCATCAATACAAAAACTCACAATCCAAAGCACCGGAACCAAAGAAAAAGCAGCCTTCATACAATTGGTTGAGGGAATAA
- the nth gene encoding endonuclease III: MLTKKHIEEVLLEMEKLFPDAHCELTHQNPFELTIAVLLSAQCTDVLVNKVTKELFKKYKQPEDYLAVSLEELEQDIKSIGLYRNKAKHIKKLCQTLITEYGGEIPKQRDQLIKLAGVGRKTANVVISVAFNVPAIAIDTHVERVSKRLGICKWKDSVLEVEKALMKKIPEQLWSETHHRFIFFGRYHCKAQSPKCEICPLLYLCREGKKRLK; the protein is encoded by the coding sequence ATCCTTACGAAGAAGCATATTGAAGAAGTTTTACTAGAAATGGAAAAGTTGTTTCCAGATGCGCATTGTGAATTAACTCATCAAAATCCCTTTGAATTAACGATCGCTGTCTTACTTTCAGCTCAGTGCACTGATGTCCTAGTAAATAAAGTGACAAAGGAGCTATTTAAAAAGTATAAACAGCCCGAAGATTACTTAGCAGTTTCCCTTGAAGAGTTGGAACAGGATATCAAGTCGATTGGGCTTTATCGTAATAAAGCTAAACACATTAAAAAACTCTGTCAGACATTAATAACAGAATACGGTGGGGAAATTCCTAAACAGCGAGATCAATTAATTAAGTTAGCTGGTGTTGGGCGAAAAACAGCTAATGTTGTTATTTCAGTAGCATTCAATGTACCAGCTATTGCCATAGATACCCACGTTGAAAGAGTGAGTAAAAGGTTAGGGATATGTAAGTGGAAAGATTCTGTATTAGAAGTTGAAAAAGCCTTAATGAAAAAAATTCCTGAACAGTTATGGTCAGAGACACATCACCGTTTTATTTTTTTTGGTAGGTATCATTGCAAAGCCCAATCACCGAAGTGTGAAATATGCCCGTTGCTTTACTTATGTCGAGAAGGAAAAAAGCGTCTAAAGTAG
- a CDS encoding PBP1A family penicillin-binding protein, with the protein MMSEDNHTREGRRKTKETNQKGKTSQKAIIKKLLIAFSVFFIIVMIAGAITVFSMIKSAPPLDPEKLLLNSNVEIYEQNDEFWTTLSASESRTLVAIQDVPQLLEDAFISVEDVRFRDHFGLDIRRIGGAILANVSGGFGAEGASTITQQVVKNLFLSSDKKLTRKIQEQYLAIKLEQMYTKDEILEMYLNAIYFSEGAWGAVVASDRYFSKTLDELNIEDAALLAGIPQRPNFFNPFKNPEEAEKRRNIVISLMERHGKITATEASDAKAVAVVDQLKRSDKEDYPHRAFLDYIVNEAIEIEGISAADIYAGGLKIYTTLDLEAQSIAENILHSEELINYPDELFQAGFTVIDTKTGEIRAIGGGRQNEDIQRGYSWATDPKRQPGSTIKPILDYGPAIEHLKWSTYQQITDEPHQYNDTENTKISNFNNEHAGNVSMRYALQKSINIPAVKAFQAVGIKNATQFGEGLGIPLESIQESYSLGGFETGFSTLELAGAYAAFGNEGTYHKPYAIRKIVFPDGRTIDLAPEPHQAMSDYTAFMVSDMLKSAVSSNGTGNRARVEGLPMAGKTGTSNFSPEDKERFNIDNGAKDIWFAGYTSNYTIAVWTGYDTPNDGYIKYDGSEHIAKDIFKHVMTEISKGKTTDDFIQPSSVVKVGIEKASGLLPSQYTPQSEIIYEYFVKGTEPTETSVLHIKPPTPTGFMGAYDEDGDQILLSWSYPDEERQNYAFELQFSVNDSKFEVISSQEEMQHIIFNPEKDATYRFKLQAVSTKNNQLRSDVRELSIKVPEDEEEKEREKEEARIEKEKEEEEEEKEREEKEREEKEKEKARKEREKEEARKEREDGEDNDNEIPDPLEDLEPEPEPDPEPAENN; encoded by the coding sequence ATGATGTCAGAAGACAATCACACAAGAGAAGGTCGTCGTAAAACGAAAGAAACTAATCAAAAAGGGAAAACATCACAAAAAGCAATTATTAAAAAGCTCCTAATTGCCTTTTCAGTTTTCTTTATAATAGTCATGATTGCAGGTGCGATTACAGTATTTTCGATGATTAAAAGTGCTCCTCCACTTGACCCTGAAAAATTATTGCTCAATTCAAATGTTGAAATATACGAACAAAATGATGAATTTTGGACGACGTTAAGCGCTTCAGAAAGTCGGACTCTAGTAGCAATACAAGATGTACCTCAACTTTTGGAAGATGCTTTTATCTCAGTTGAGGACGTTCGGTTTCGCGATCACTTTGGCCTAGATATAAGACGAATTGGCGGAGCAATTCTAGCAAATGTCAGCGGTGGTTTCGGTGCTGAGGGAGCTAGTACTATTACACAGCAAGTTGTCAAAAATTTATTTTTAAGTTCTGATAAAAAATTAACAAGAAAAATTCAAGAGCAATATTTAGCGATAAAATTAGAACAAATGTATACAAAGGATGAAATTTTAGAAATGTATTTGAACGCTATTTATTTTTCAGAAGGAGCTTGGGGAGCTGTCGTGGCAAGTGACCGTTACTTCAGTAAGACGTTAGATGAATTAAATATTGAAGACGCTGCCCTATTAGCTGGGATCCCACAACGTCCGAACTTTTTTAACCCATTTAAAAATCCTGAAGAGGCTGAAAAAAGACGTAATATCGTGATTAGCTTGATGGAACGTCATGGAAAAATTACGGCAACAGAAGCGAGCGATGCGAAAGCTGTTGCCGTTGTGGATCAATTAAAACGCTCTGACAAAGAAGACTATCCACACCGAGCTTTTTTAGATTATATTGTTAATGAAGCCATAGAGATTGAAGGCATTTCTGCTGCCGATATTTATGCAGGTGGTTTAAAAATTTATACAACTTTAGATCTAGAAGCACAAAGCATTGCAGAAAATATTTTACACTCAGAAGAGCTAATCAATTATCCAGATGAATTATTCCAAGCTGGATTTACTGTTATTGATACTAAAACAGGTGAGATTAGAGCCATTGGAGGCGGCCGTCAAAATGAGGATATCCAACGTGGGTATAGTTGGGCGACTGATCCTAAGCGTCAACCGGGATCAACAATTAAACCAATTTTAGATTATGGCCCTGCTATTGAGCACTTGAAATGGTCGACATACCAGCAAATAACTGATGAACCTCATCAATACAACGATACCGAAAATACCAAGATTAGCAATTTCAATAATGAGCACGCTGGTAATGTTTCGATGCGTTACGCATTGCAAAAATCAATAAACATCCCTGCTGTAAAGGCATTTCAAGCAGTTGGCATTAAAAATGCCACACAATTTGGAGAAGGTTTAGGAATTCCTCTTGAATCAATTCAAGAATCGTACTCACTTGGAGGTTTTGAAACTGGTTTCTCAACATTAGAGCTTGCAGGTGCTTATGCAGCCTTTGGAAATGAAGGTACTTACCATAAACCTTACGCTATTCGAAAAATAGTTTTTCCGGATGGGAGGACAATTGATTTAGCTCCAGAACCGCATCAAGCAATGAGTGATTATACCGCTTTTATGGTTTCTGATATGCTTAAATCAGCTGTCTCTTCCAACGGTACCGGTAACCGGGCCCGAGTTGAGGGGCTGCCAATGGCGGGGAAAACAGGAACGTCAAACTTTAGTCCCGAGGACAAAGAACGTTTTAACATTGACAATGGCGCCAAAGACATTTGGTTTGCAGGGTACACTTCAAATTACACAATTGCTGTTTGGACCGGATATGACACACCAAATGATGGCTATATTAAATATGATGGCAGCGAACATATTGCCAAAGACATTTTCAAACATGTGATGACAGAAATCTCAAAAGGTAAAACTACGGATGATTTTATACAGCCGAGTTCTGTTGTCAAAGTTGGGATTGAAAAAGCATCTGGGCTTTTACCAAGTCAGTATACCCCACAATCTGAAATCATTTACGAATATTTTGTGAAAGGAACTGAGCCTACTGAAACTTCTGTGCTTCACATAAAGCCACCCACTCCAACTGGATTTATGGGGGCGTACGATGAAGATGGTGATCAAATCCTCTTATCATGGTCTTATCCAGATGAGGAAAGACAAAACTATGCTTTCGAACTACAGTTTTCTGTTAATGACTCAAAGTTCGAAGTTATTTCATCTCAAGAAGAAATGCAGCATATTATCTTTAACCCTGAAAAAGATGCAACGTATCGCTTTAAACTTCAGGCTGTATCAACCAAAAATAACCAATTACGAAGTGATGTTAGAGAGCTTTCTATAAAAGTACCGGAAGATGAAGAAGAAAAAGAAAGAGAAAAAGAAGAAGCTAGAATAGAAAAAGAGAAAGAAGAAGAAGAAGAAGAAAAAGAAAGAGAAGAGAAAGAAAGAGAAGAAAAAGAAAAAGAAAAAGCTAGAAAAGAAAGAGAAAAAGAAGAAGCTAGGAAAGAAAGAGAAGATGGAGAAGACAATGACAATGAAATCCCTGATCCTCTTGAAGATCTTGAACCTGAACCTGAACCTGACCCTGAGCCCGCTGAAAATAATTAA
- the recU gene encoding Holliday junction resolvase RecU: MSIRYPNGKIFSPNPLAGKKKSQTNNNAISYGKRGMSLEADINISNDYYLAKGIAVIHKKPTPLQIVKVDYPKRSAAVIKEAYFQQASTTDYNGVFQGKYIDFEAKETKNKTSFPLKNFHIHQIEHMRQVLEQNGICFSLLRFSTNDEIYLLDAKYLIAFWNDQKEGRKSIPKQEVETLGHSIPLELYPRIDYLTVIKRIYFA, translated from the coding sequence ATGTCAATTCGGTATCCAAATGGAAAAATCTTCTCGCCAAATCCCCTAGCTGGCAAGAAGAAAAGTCAAACAAATAATAACGCAATATCCTATGGGAAACGAGGTATGAGTTTAGAAGCGGATATTAATATTTCCAACGATTATTATTTAGCAAAAGGAATTGCAGTTATTCATAAAAAACCGACACCATTGCAAATTGTCAAAGTAGACTATCCAAAACGGAGTGCTGCCGTCATCAAAGAAGCGTATTTCCAACAAGCTTCTACGACCGATTACAATGGCGTATTTCAAGGTAAATATATTGACTTTGAAGCAAAGGAAACGAAAAATAAAACGTCATTTCCACTGAAAAATTTTCATATACATCAAATAGAGCACATGAGACAAGTTTTAGAACAAAATGGAATTTGTTTTTCGTTGTTACGATTTTCAACAAATGATGAAATTTATCTATTAGATGCTAAGTATTTAATTGCTTTTTGGAATGATCAAAAAGAAGGTCGCAAATCTATTCCTAAGCAAGAAGTTGAAACTTTGGGACACAGTATCCCTTTAGAACTTTATCCCAGAATTGATTATTTGACAGTTATAAAAAGGATATATTTTGCTTAA
- a CDS encoding DUF2515 family protein, producing MINTIPNNEKDLVELVDRITKKGNIDNISRAVFYDQFYLRHKEIIWGYLASFVSRNAGWNMTDLEGELFTNLIPKGYREILFLTYERANWLIFSDAYPQLLLYEASKQRREPLFHLLKFFHVSKFMEKEWGRFWVERDIERLCTALIINEQHVIQKPVIEDPFYDDTVFGSIPFFASDLLHFSTVIFPTLGGELYGYSVHGFTKEKNRIELGKRLVWLLFAAKEKKKIRNFVSNVEHTGSRYDYEQFIAKISRRRPPILQSTFPVIHHHRADFTDWYNDKTARKVTCYFQKTKLIKNYQITNWYYQKQQQLYVAAKLEQKLMALINVKK from the coding sequence ATGATTAATACAATTCCAAACAATGAAAAAGACCTTGTTGAACTAGTTGATAGAATTACTAAAAAAGGAAATATTGATAATATTTCACGTGCCGTATTTTATGACCAGTTTTATCTTAGACATAAAGAAATTATTTGGGGATATTTAGCAAGTTTTGTATCTAGAAACGCGGGCTGGAATATGACTGATTTAGAAGGAGAATTATTTACTAACTTAATTCCAAAAGGTTATCGAGAAATATTATTTCTTACATATGAAAGAGCTAATTGGTTGATTTTTTCAGATGCCTATCCCCAGTTACTTTTATATGAAGCGTCTAAACAAAGAAGAGAGCCCTTATTTCACTTACTAAAGTTTTTTCATGTCTCTAAATTTATGGAAAAAGAGTGGGGAAGATTTTGGGTTGAAAGAGATATTGAACGTTTATGTACAGCACTTATTATTAATGAGCAACATGTTATTCAAAAACCGGTGATCGAAGATCCTTTTTACGATGATACCGTTTTTGGAAGCATTCCTTTTTTTGCTAGCGACCTTCTCCATTTCAGTACAGTTATTTTTCCGACATTAGGTGGAGAACTTTATGGGTATTCTGTACATGGCTTTACGAAAGAAAAAAATCGGATTGAATTAGGCAAACGATTGGTATGGCTTTTATTTGCTGCAAAGGAAAAAAAGAAAATCCGGAATTTTGTTTCAAACGTTGAACATACAGGTTCGCGTTACGACTACGAACAATTCATTGCCAAAATTAGTCGTAGGCGACCACCGATATTACAATCAACCTTTCCGGTTATTCATCATCACCGTGCAGATTTTACTGATTGGTATAACGACAAAACAGCAAGAAAAGTTACTTGTTACTTTCAAAAAACGAAGTTAATAAAAAACTATCAGATAACTAATTGGTATTATCAAAAACAGCAGCAGCTTTATGTTGCGGCAAAACTAGAGCAAAAGCTGATGGCGCTCATAAACGTTAAAAAGTAA
- the racA gene encoding chromosome-anchoring protein RacA, translating to MGHILKTGIVSEQLSVNPTTVQRWIKYFNIQCDTNDHGHYLIAPKQLELLQKIKKQLNQGLTMKEIRELDETVQSNRSISNNKKEKMLPVHVFEEKLEQLMFHIEQLERKLAVKADEVVGYQVLQQRADIDHMCSTLSSIEERMSLLEQQQQSSRPEEQAVGDLEIVSEQFKKRRRKKLKNIFSF from the coding sequence ATGGGACATATTTTAAAAACAGGAATAGTTTCAGAACAGTTAAGTGTTAATCCAACAACTGTGCAAAGGTGGATTAAATACTTTAATATTCAGTGTGATACAAATGATCATGGACATTATTTAATAGCACCAAAGCAACTCGAACTTCTTCAGAAAATTAAAAAACAACTTAACCAAGGTTTGACGATGAAGGAAATTCGTGAACTTGATGAAACTGTGCAAAGTAATCGAAGTATAAGCAACAATAAAAAAGAAAAGATGTTACCGGTTCATGTATTTGAAGAAAAGTTAGAACAATTAATGTTTCATATTGAACAGCTAGAAAGAAAATTAGCTGTTAAAGCAGATGAAGTCGTAGGGTATCAAGTTTTACAGCAGCGTGCGGATATCGATCATATGTGTTCAACACTCAGTAGTATCGAAGAAAGAATGAGCTTATTGGAACAGCAACAGCAATCATCGCGACCAGAAGAGCAAGCGGTGGGTGACTTAGAAATTGTTTCAGAGCAATTTAAAAAGCGACGCCGAAAGAAGTTAAAGAACATTTTTTCATTTTAA